A region of Clostridium acetobutylicum ATCC 824 DNA encodes the following proteins:
- a CDS encoding PTS galactitol transporter subunit IIC, which translates to MNGIVEFANAVFKPLINLGAAPMMFIVLSVLAILMRVKVSKAIEGGLKLAIALTAIGQIISLLTTNFSGALQAFVKSTGINLSITDLGWAPVATITWGSMYTLFFLFILVIVNVIMLALNKTNTLDVDIFDVWHPAFCGILIMFYSKNLLVATIFVVFLGILKIINSDLMKPTFNDLLNMPDTNPTTTTHLNYMMNPIVMVFDKLIDKFLPFLDKYDFDAAQLNNKIGFWGSKFAIGAYLGVFVGVLGHQSIIKIFTLAFIGATCLELFSAIGSWFIAAVEPLSQGITNFLSKRLKGRTFNIGIDWPFIAGRAEMWAVANILAPILLIFSLILPGNKLLPLGGIIAMGITPALLVVTRGKMIRMIIIGILEIPIFLWAGTVIAPCVTNLAKQVGAFPKGLSTSTLISHSTCEGPIEKFLSVLIGKFFQGGNITTGLYVILALAAYLALFVWYAKQMKKRNTEYAKVKTED; encoded by the coding sequence ATGAATGGAATTGTTGAATTTGCCAATGCTGTTTTTAAACCACTAATAAATTTGGGTGCAGCACCAATGATGTTTATTGTTTTATCGGTTTTAGCAATCTTGATGCGTGTAAAAGTAAGTAAGGCAATTGAAGGTGGTCTTAAGCTTGCTATTGCTTTAACTGCAATTGGACAAATAATTTCATTACTTACAACTAATTTTTCAGGTGCTCTTCAGGCATTTGTTAAATCAACAGGTATAAACTTATCTATAACTGATCTTGGTTGGGCGCCAGTTGCTACTATAACTTGGGGATCAATGTATACGTTATTTTTCTTGTTTATTCTTGTAATTGTAAATGTTATAATGTTAGCTTTGAATAAAACCAATACCTTGGATGTTGATATATTTGATGTATGGCATCCAGCATTTTGCGGAATATTAATAATGTTTTACTCTAAAAATCTGCTTGTTGCAACTATATTTGTTGTATTTCTCGGAATTTTAAAAATTATCAATTCTGATTTAATGAAACCTACATTTAATGATCTTTTAAACATGCCTGACACTAATCCAACAACAACTACACATTTAAATTATATGATGAATCCTATAGTTATGGTTTTTGATAAGTTAATTGATAAGTTTCTGCCCTTTTTAGATAAGTATGATTTTGATGCTGCTCAACTTAATAACAAAATAGGTTTTTGGGGAAGCAAGTTTGCAATAGGTGCTTATCTAGGAGTTTTTGTTGGAGTTTTAGGACATCAAAGTATTATAAAAATATTCACTTTGGCATTTATAGGTGCAACATGTCTAGAGCTATTTTCTGCAATAGGTTCTTGGTTTATAGCTGCTGTTGAACCATTATCACAAGGTATAACTAACTTTTTAAGTAAAAGATTAAAGGGAAGAACCTTTAATATAGGTATTGACTGGCCGTTTATTGCAGGTAGAGCGGAGATGTGGGCTGTGGCTAATATATTGGCGCCAATACTTTTGATATTTTCGTTAATTTTACCAGGAAATAAACTTTTACCATTAGGTGGAATTATAGCAATGGGTATAACACCAGCGCTTTTGGTGGTTACTCGCGGTAAGATGATAAGGATGATAATAATTGGAATACTTGAAATACCAATATTTTTGTGGGCAGGTACAGTAATTGCACCTTGTGTAACAAACTTAGCAAAGCAAGTGGGAGCATTTCCAAAAGGATTATCAACATCAACCTTAATATCACATTCAACCTGTGAGGGTCCTATTGAAAAGTTCCTTTCTGTACTTATAGGTAAGTTTTTTCAAGGAGGAAATATCACTACAGGACTATATGTAATATTAGCACTAGCAGCGTATTTAGCATTATTTGTTTGGTATGCAAAACAAATGAAAAAACGTAATACAGAATATGCAAAAGTAAAAACTGAGGATTAA
- a CDS encoding PTS sugar transporter subunit IIB: MIKILAACGAGVNSSHQIKDAIEQEMKARGYQVVADAMMVKDITEELISKYDVFTPISKVDVGFEIKIPVVEAGAILYRIPAMAQPVFDELESVLKKLGKK, from the coding sequence ATGATAAAAATTTTAGCTGCTTGCGGTGCAGGAGTAAATTCAAGTCACCAAATTAAGGACGCAATAGAACAGGAAATGAAAGCTAGAGGATATCAGGTTGTAGCAGATGCAATGATGGTTAAGGATATAACAGAGGAACTTATTTCAAAATATGATGTTTTTACACCAATCTCCAAGGTTGATGTTGGATTTGAAATAAAGATTCCAGTCGTTGAAGCAGGAGCTATACTATATAGGATACCAGCAATGGCTCAGCCTGTATTTGATGAACTCGAAAGTGTTTTGAAAAAATTAGGTAAAAAATAA
- a CDS encoding PTS sugar transporter subunit IIA → MIKEISNLFKEDLIFIEDAKDSNEIFKKIGQRLIQKGLVKDNFIDGIIEREKKYPTGMDLSVIEGQEYNVAIPHTEREYCLSKRIVFVKLKKEVEFKNMIAPEDTLKVRYLFMIINNENDAQTNILANIMDFITNKENMDKLNKTDNEEEIFEFITDKQTIKNI, encoded by the coding sequence ATGATTAAAGAAATAAGTAATTTGTTTAAAGAAGATTTGATTTTTATAGAAGACGCGAAAGATAGTAATGAAATCTTTAAAAAAATAGGGCAAAGGCTTATACAGAAAGGTTTAGTAAAGGATAATTTTATAGATGGGATTATAGAAAGAGAAAAAAAGTATCCTACAGGTATGGATTTAAGCGTGATAGAAGGACAAGAATATAATGTGGCTATACCTCATACAGAAAGAGAATACTGCTTAAGTAAGCGTATTGTTTTTGTGAAACTTAAAAAAGAAGTGGAGTTCAAAAATATGATAGCTCCAGAGGATACTTTGAAGGTTAGGTATTTATTCATGATTATAAATAATGAAAACGATGCTCAAACAAATATATTAGCAAACATAATGGATTTTATAACTAATAAAGAAAATATGGACAAATTAAATAAAACAGATAATGAAGAAGAAATTTTTGAGTTCATTACTGATAAACAGACAATAAAAAATATATAA
- a CDS encoding galactokinase, producing the protein MDIINMLDEKFKNIFKRHYENVFFSPGRVNLIGEHTDYNGGHVFPCALTIGTYGLVARRNDNKVLAYSLNFDNLGVIEFSLDDLKKCKKDDWANYVKGVIDTFNKHGHNIENGFEILFYGSIPNGSGLSSSASIEVLTGIILNDLFKLNINMVEIVKMCQEAENSFIGVNCGIMDQFSIGMGKKDCAILLDCSTLEYSYSKLNMTGYKIVIANTNKKRGLADSKYNERRSECEAALKELQKVKNINSLGELTEAEFEELKDIISDPVKLRRARHAVYENQRTLKAVVSLNNNDLKTFGKLMNESHISLRDDYEVTGIELDTLVSLALESKGVIGSRMTGAGFGGCTVSIVKEDYVDEFIESIKAKYTEKIGYEPSFYIVNIADGAKKIN; encoded by the coding sequence ATGGATATCATAAATATGTTAGATGAAAAATTCAAGAATATTTTTAAAAGGCATTATGAAAATGTTTTCTTTTCTCCAGGAAGAGTTAATTTAATAGGAGAACATACTGATTACAACGGTGGACATGTATTTCCTTGTGCCTTAACCATCGGTACTTACGGATTAGTTGCTAGACGAAATGATAATAAAGTATTAGCTTATTCCTTAAATTTTGATAATTTAGGTGTAATTGAATTTAGCTTAGATGATTTAAAAAAATGCAAAAAAGATGACTGGGCAAACTATGTTAAGGGAGTTATAGATACTTTTAATAAACATGGTCACAATATAGAAAATGGTTTTGAGATTCTTTTTTATGGAAGCATACCAAATGGATCAGGTTTATCTTCTTCTGCTTCTATAGAAGTTTTAACTGGTATCATACTAAATGATTTATTTAAATTAAATATTAATATGGTAGAAATAGTTAAAATGTGCCAGGAAGCAGAAAATTCCTTCATAGGTGTAAACTGCGGTATAATGGATCAATTCTCCATCGGAATGGGTAAAAAGGATTGTGCCATACTCCTTGATTGCAGTACTCTAGAATATTCTTATAGTAAATTAAATATGACAGGCTATAAAATAGTCATAGCAAATACAAATAAAAAAAGAGGCCTTGCAGATTCAAAATATAATGAAAGGCGCAGTGAATGCGAAGCTGCTCTAAAAGAACTTCAAAAGGTTAAAAATATAAATTCCTTAGGCGAACTTACAGAGGCTGAATTTGAAGAATTAAAAGACATCATTTCGGACCCTGTAAAACTAAGAAGAGCCAGACATGCTGTTTATGAAAATCAAAGAACCTTAAAGGCTGTTGTTTCACTTAATAACAACGATTTAAAAACCTTCGGAAAACTTATGAATGAATCACATATTTCCTTAAGAGATGATTATGAGGTTACAGGAATTGAACTAGATACTTTAGTTTCTTTAGCCTTAGAGTCAAAGGGAGTTATCGGCTCAAGAATGACAGGTGCAGGCTTCGGAGGTTGCACTGTAAGCATAGTTAAAGAAGACTATGTAGACGAATTCATAGAAAGTATTAAAGCAAAATATACAGAAAAGATCGGCTATGAACCAAGTTTCTATATTGTAAACATAGCTGATGGTGCTAAAAAAATAAACTAG